In the Sulfurivermis fontis genome, GGGTTTCGAAAGAAAACTTCACGTCGGCGGCGGTCACCGGCGTGCCATCATGGAAACGGGCACGCGGATTCAGCCGGTAGGTCACCGAGCGACGGTCCGGCGCCAATTCAACATCCTCAGCCAGCAATCCATACTGGCTGAACGGCTCGTCGAGGCTGCTCTCCATAAGGGTTTCGAACATCAACTCGGTAAGCCCGGCGGCAGCCTGGCCCTTGAGGGTAAACGGATTGAGACTGTCGAACCCACCCACCGCGGCCAGATTGACGCTGCCGCCTTTGGGGGCCTCCGGGTTAACATAGTTGAAGTGGGCAAAGCCCGGTGCGTAGGCCGGGGTGTACCCCAGCGCCTGCGCTGGTGCCGCAGACACCGGAGCTGTGCTGCACAGCAGGAGAAGGATCAGCGCAAGGTATCGCATAGGCACAGCTCAGCGCAGTGCACTCCGGGACGGTGATGGTGCCGGTAGTCCATGGTTATCGTTCGGTTGTATGATGAACCCGTTATGTGTAAGACAACTGCCGCATGGTAGTACGAGCCTCCCTTCTGGAACAACTGGAGTTCGTCATGGGATTTCTGCAGGGTAAACGTGCGCTGATTGTCGGTCTGGCCAACAACCACTCCATCGCCTGGGGCATCGCCAGGGCGATGCGGCGCGAAGGTGCCGAACTGGCCTTTACCTACCAAAGCGAAAAACTGGCTGCCCGCGTCACCGCCCTGGCAGCGGAACTGGACTCCGACATCGCACTGCGCTGCGATGTCGGCAGCGATGCCGATATCGCGCAGGTGTTTCATCATCTCGATAATTACTGGAATCATATCGACATACTGATCCACTCCGTAGCCTTTGCACCGGCCAGCCAACTGGAAGGCAACTACATAGACGACGTGACCCGTGAAGGGTTCCGTATCGCCCACGACATCAGTTCCTACAGCTTCGTCGCCCTGGCCAAGGCGGCACACCCTATGCTGCGGGCTGGCAGCAACCTGCTCGCCATCAGCTATCTGGGCGCGGTGCGTGCCGTACCGCACTACAACGTGATGGGCCTGGCCAAGGCCAGTCTGGAGGCCAACGTTCGTTACATGGCCGCAGCCCTCGGGCCGCAGCAAATCCGTGTCAACGCCATCTCCGCCGGTCCGATCAAGACGGCTGCCGCCAAGGGTATCCGCGACTTCAACAGAATGCTCGACTACGGTGCGCGCAACGCACCGCTGCGGCGCAACGTTACGCTGGATGAGGTAGGAAATGCCGCTGCCTTTCTTTGTTCGGACCTCGCCTCTGGCATCACCGGCGACGTACTGTATGTAGATGCCGGCTATCACATCCAGGGCATGGCCGTGCTGGATGGCAAATAGTCCGAAGATTGTATAAATTCGCGCATTGATAGCGCAGTATATTGGCCACACAAGGGAATTTCCGAACGATTTTCAAGGAACCAATCGTCGCTGCAGCCCATAAGGATGAGGCGCAAGGACGCGCCGGGCAAGGAGCGGCGCATCGGTGATTACGGCCGCCTGAGGTCAATCCCATGTGCGGTAAGAGACCAGCGATGACGGGCGTAATTTATGAAATATTCGCACGGGGCTCAGGCCGCCGTCTTCTCCTGTAGAATCCCCTCCTCCCCTTCCAACCGCGCGATAACCACCGCGCCGCAGGAATCGCTATAGACATTCACCGCGGTACGGCACATGTCGAGGACGCGGTCGACCGCCAGGATCATGGCAATTCCCTCCAGTGGCAGGCCGATACTACCCAGAATGATCGCAATGGCCACCAGACTGGCAGCCGGAACACCAGCAACACCAATGGAGGTAAGGAGTGCCAAGGTGACGATGGTGAACTGCACGGCGAAACCAAGCTCCAGACCATAGGCTTGGGCGATGAACATCGCCGCCACACACTCATACAGGGCCGTGCCGTCCATATTGACCGTCGCCCCCAGCGGCAGCACAAAGCTGCTGGTACGGTTGGATACCCCGGCATTCTTTTCCACGCACTCCAGCGTCAGCGGCAGTGTGGCCGACGACGAGGCAGTGGAAAAGGCGGTGAGCAGGGCCGGTGCCATCGCCTTGTAATGCCGCCAGGGATGGACCCGCCCGATCAGACGCAACAACAAGGGCAAGACCACAAAGAAGTGTACCGCCAGTGCCGACAAGACCGTGAGGAAAAACCAGGCCAGCGGTGCAAAGGCGGCAAAGCCGGTATCGGCCACCACCCGCGCCACCAGGGCAAATACCCCGAACGGAGCAAAACGGATCACCCATTCGGTGATCAGCATCATCACCTTGAACACACCGTGCCAGAAGTTGTACTGCACCTCGGCATAGGCGGTGCCGATCCGGGTCATGAAATACCCATACAGCAGGCTGAAGAAGATCAGCCCCAGCATCTGCCCATCGGCTGCCGCCGCGACGATATTGACGGGTACCATGCGCAGGAACACCCCCACCACATCGCCCGCCCCATGCCCGGAAACCTTGTCCATCACATCATGGTTGTCCACTGCCAGACCCAGACGCTGCTGAGCCGGCTCGCCATTGACGATACCAGGTGCAATCAGGTTGACCAGCACCAGCCCCACCAGTATCGCCAGCAGGCTGGTAGAGAGGTAATACAGCAGGGTACGGCCGCCAAGACGGCCCAAGGCGGAAGATGAGCCGATACCGGCGATACCGCTGATGATCGATGCCATGATCAATGGCACGATCAGCATCTTCAGTGCATTGAGGAACAGCGTGCCGACAAAGTCGAACACGGCATAGAAGGTGACACCGAACAGTCCACCGTCACGGCCGGACAACAGACCGGCGGGCAGTGCAAACAACAGCGCGATGAGGATCTGCCAGTGCAGTTTGAGCTGCAGCAGCCTCATCGCTCTAGCCCCGGATTACTGTGGCCGCGCCGGACGGCTGATCTGTGCCGACGCGCGAATGCTGGCGAGTGTGGCAGCAAAGGCGGCCTCTCCGGCCGCACGTTCCAGATCACCGGCGGCGCCGACTTCGCCATCCACCACCTCACCATCCCGCACGGCGTAAACACCGAGCACCGCCATATCGCCAGCGGCGGTAACCACCAGTTCCCAGCTCGGCTTGCCCTCCTGCGGGCGCGGCATGGCAAAGGCACGTCGCACGATAGTGGCATCGACACTGCCATCATCACGGGATACGCCATCCTTGCGCTGCCACTTGACGCGCGCGGCCTTGGCGGCCAATACCGGGTCAGTCCCCTGCTGCAGTTGTTGCAGCAGCGCGGCGGCGGCCTCATTTGCAGCGGCGGCAGCCTTGTCACGACGCAGGCGCGTCACGATATCTTCGCGCACGCTATCCAGTGGACGCCGCGCCTCGGCCTGATGCTGCAGGACGCGCAACACCACCAGATGATTGCGTCCCACCTCGATGGTTTCGCTGTTGTTGCCGCGAGCCAAGACGTCTTCGCTGAAAGCCGCCGCCACCAGACGCGGATTGGCCAGCACGCCGGGGCCACCACGGCGGGTAAACGGCTCGCTCTGCTTGATGGTCAGCCCCAGTTGCCGCGCGGCCTCTTCCAGGGTATCCGGATGCTCATAGGTCAGGCTGGCGAGCTGTTCGGCCTGTTCGTAGTATTGCTGCTCTGCGCGTTCATTGCGTATTTCCGCCAGCAGTTGCTCACGCACCTCGGCAAACGGCTTGGTAGCACCGCCGCGCACCGCTTCGAGCTTGATCAGGTGATAACCAAAGGCGCTGCGCACCGGCTCGCTCAACTGACCCGGTTGCAGCGCAAAAACGGCATCTTCAAAGGGCTTGTCCATCACACCACGGCCAAAGAAACCGAGGTCTCCTCCCTCCGCAGCGGAAACAGGATCCTGTGACTCCTTGCGGGCAACATCAGCAAAAGATGCGCCGGCACGAATCTGCGCCAGCAGTTTCTCTGCTCTGGCACGCGCAGCCGCATCAGTCGCGGCATCGGCATCGGTGGCAACCTGAATCAGGATATGACGGGCGCGTCGCTCTTCCGGCGCGGTGTAATTGGCCTGGTTGGATTGGTAGCGTGCACG is a window encoding:
- a CDS encoding SurA N-terminal domain-containing protein, with product MLQFIRERAQSWIAWVIVILIIIPFALWGINQYFGGGKELPAAKVNDTEISQQRLQQVYYQQQQRLQEMLGANYRPEMFPEEQMRRQVLDGLIEQELLVQTATDSGMRIGNALLAATIHNVPAFQVDGHFSQQAYETALRSRGMEVKSFEADLRRDMLTQQLYAGVARSDFTTPAERLAMQKLQGQQRDIGFMVLPLTDFTAKVQVTDAEVQAYYEAQGALFMQPEQVSIAYLELSAEQIAQGIKVGDDELRARYQSNQANYTAPEERRARHILIQVATDADAATDAAARARAEKLLAQIRAGASFADVARKESQDPVSAAEGGDLGFFGRGVMDKPFEDAVFALQPGQLSEPVRSAFGYHLIKLEAVRGGATKPFAEVREQLLAEIRNERAEQQYYEQAEQLASLTYEHPDTLEEAARQLGLTIKQSEPFTRRGGPGVLANPRLVAAAFSEDVLARGNNSETIEVGRNHLVVLRVLQHQAEARRPLDSVREDIVTRLRRDKAAAAANEAAAALLQQLQQGTDPVLAAKAARVKWQRKDGVSRDDGSVDATIVRRAFAMPRPQEGKPSWELVVTAAGDMAVLGVYAVRDGEVVDGEVGAAGDLERAAGEAAFAATLASIRASAQISRPARPQ
- a CDS encoding dicarboxylate/amino acid:cation symporter — its product is MRLLQLKLHWQILIALLFALPAGLLSGRDGGLFGVTFYAVFDFVGTLFLNALKMLIVPLIMASIISGIAGIGSSSALGRLGGRTLLYYLSTSLLAILVGLVLVNLIAPGIVNGEPAQQRLGLAVDNHDVMDKVSGHGAGDVVGVFLRMVPVNIVAAAADGQMLGLIFFSLLYGYFMTRIGTAYAEVQYNFWHGVFKVMMLITEWVIRFAPFGVFALVARVVADTGFAAFAPLAWFFLTVLSALAVHFFVVLPLLLRLIGRVHPWRHYKAMAPALLTAFSTASSSATLPLTLECVEKNAGVSNRTSSFVLPLGATVNMDGTALYECVAAMFIAQAYGLELGFAVQFTIVTLALLTSIGVAGVPAASLVAIAIILGSIGLPLEGIAMILAVDRVLDMCRTAVNVYSDSCGAVVIARLEGEEGILQEKTAA
- a CDS encoding enoyl-ACP reductase FabI, with the protein product MGFLQGKRALIVGLANNHSIAWGIARAMRREGAELAFTYQSEKLAARVTALAAELDSDIALRCDVGSDADIAQVFHHLDNYWNHIDILIHSVAFAPASQLEGNYIDDVTREGFRIAHDISSYSFVALAKAAHPMLRAGSNLLAISYLGAVRAVPHYNVMGLAKASLEANVRYMAAALGPQQIRVNAISAGPIKTAAAKGIRDFNRMLDYGARNAPLRRNVTLDEVGNAAAFLCSDLASGITGDVLYVDAGYHIQGMAVLDGK